Genomic segment of Caproiciproducens sp. NJN-50:
TGTCGCCGCATTGTCGGCGTAAATTCTCATTGCCCCAAAAATTTCTTTCTTCCCTTCACCCGTTCGGGCATGTCTGAAGGTCACGCTTTGCTTTCCACTTGCTTCAGCGTCAGATTCATGCTTCCTGTCCGATAGCCGTCAAGATCCAACGTGACATAAGAAAAGCCGAGGCTGTGAAAATATTCTGAGATCCTCAGCCGATTTTCTTCCTCGATGAGCCGGCCCAGTTCGCCGGGCAACACTTCCACCCTTGCCATCGCCCCATGAATGCGGACTCTGACCTGATGAAAGCCCATGTCAAGCAGCAGCTGTTCCGCCCGGTCGACCATCCCGAGCTTTTCCCTGGTAATGGCTTCGCCGTAGACAAACCGGCTGGAAAGGCAGGCGAACGACTGCTTGTCCCATGTCCGAAGGCCAAGCTGTCTGGACAGATCCCGGATGTCCTTTTTGGTCATCCCGGCGTACCTCAGCGGGCTCTTTATTCCAAGTTCCGCCACCGCCGCAAGACCGGGCCGATAATCTCCGTTGTCGTCCAAATTCGAGCCTTCCGCCACTTCCGATATGCCCTGCTCATCCGCGATCTTTCTGATCTTTGTGAACAGTTCGTGCTTGCACAGATAACAGCGGTTTTTAGGGTTCCGGCCGAACCCCTCAATTTCCAGTTCCTCGCTGT
This window contains:
- the larE gene encoding ATP-dependent sacrificial sulfur transferase LarE, whose translation is MTPNEKYGRLTDYLFQLGSVAVAFSSGVDSTFLLKTAHDVLGSNAIAVTARSCSFPERELREAEAFCREEGIRHFIVDSEELEIEGFGRNPKNRCYLCKHELFTKIRKIADEQGISEVAEGSNLDDNGDYRPGLAAVAELGIKSPLRYAGMTKKDIRDLSRQLGLRTWDKQSFACLSSRFVYGEAITREKLGMVDRAEQLLLDMGFHQVRVRIHGAMARVEVLPGELGRLIEEENRLRISEYFHSLGFSYVTLDLDGYRTGSMNLTLKQVESKA